The following coding sequences are from one Fodinibius saliphilus window:
- a CDS encoding flagellin, producing MASFGDLNRVNTNIQSLDSQLSLNRINKEMSENQLKMSTGKRINRAEDDSAGFSIATKLRSRVGG from the coding sequence ATGGCAAGTTTTGGAGATTTAAACAGGGTAAATACAAACATACAATCGCTGGATTCCCAGCTGTCATTGAACAGAATTAATAAGGAGATGTCCGAAAACCAGTTGAAGATGTCAACGGGTAAGCGGATTAACCGTGCGGAAGATGACTCGGCCGGGTTTTCGATTGCAACGAAGTTGCGCAGTCGTGTTGGCGG